One genomic segment of Nocardioides cavernaquae includes these proteins:
- a CDS encoding C40 family peptidase, whose translation MGRINSGRTAAIAALVALAIGGATLPAMADPDDAPSQEQVDAARRAVDAKAHSVEGIQAALAAANDRVEAAQTDAAIAGEAYNGAVWHLETAQAAATKAEAESAKAEQKLSGHKVAYTDLIANTYEEQPQLHALSALTTQAGVQDVIDAASTTYQLSTAMDDIQVGYKKAAAAADKASDRAEAARAEAAARATEAKAAHDRAQSAADYAAAEASRVDQQRTRMVAELAQLQNISVDLASRRQAAIEEARREAAAAAAAKAAQAAQAAADKAAAAAAAEAAKKAAQQAEQADQNDEPSAPAPEPAPSQPDPTPPAPGGGAQAAIAYAKAQLGEPYLWAADGPDSWDCSGLTMKAWGAGGKYLPHYSVAQYDQSTPISLSQIAPGDLLFWSSNGRASGIHHVALYMGGGQYIHAPRAGKNVEIKSLSYWYPTMAARP comes from the coding sequence GTGGGCAGGATCAATTCGGGCCGGACGGCGGCCATCGCGGCGCTGGTCGCCCTGGCGATCGGTGGGGCGACCCTGCCCGCCATGGCTGACCCGGACGACGCCCCTTCGCAGGAGCAGGTCGACGCAGCTCGCCGGGCCGTTGACGCCAAGGCGCACTCGGTCGAAGGCATCCAGGCGGCCCTCGCGGCGGCGAACGACCGGGTCGAAGCCGCGCAGACGGACGCCGCGATTGCTGGTGAGGCCTACAACGGCGCCGTGTGGCACCTCGAGACCGCTCAGGCCGCCGCGACGAAGGCCGAGGCCGAGTCCGCGAAGGCCGAGCAGAAGCTCTCCGGCCACAAGGTCGCTTACACCGACCTGATCGCCAACACCTACGAGGAGCAGCCGCAGCTTCACGCGCTGAGCGCCCTCACCACGCAGGCCGGCGTCCAGGACGTCATCGACGCGGCCAGCACGACGTACCAGCTCTCGACCGCGATGGATGACATCCAGGTCGGGTACAAGAAGGCCGCCGCTGCAGCCGACAAGGCGAGCGACCGCGCCGAGGCAGCCCGTGCCGAGGCCGCGGCTCGCGCCACGGAAGCCAAGGCGGCACACGACCGAGCCCAGTCCGCGGCCGACTACGCCGCTGCCGAGGCGAGCCGGGTCGACCAGCAGCGCACCAGGATGGTCGCCGAGCTGGCCCAGCTCCAGAACATCTCCGTCGACCTTGCCTCACGTCGCCAGGCGGCGATCGAGGAGGCACGCCGCGAGGCCGCCGCAGCTGCTGCTGCCAAGGCGGCCCAGGCTGCTCAGGCAGCAGCCGACAAGGCCGCTGCTGCCGCTGCCGCCGAGGCCGCGAAGAAGGCAGCCCAGCAGGCCGAGCAGGCGGACCAGAACGATGAGCCTTCGGCCCCTGCCCCCGAGCCGGCTCCGTCGCAGCCCGACCCGACCCCGCCCGCCCCGGGTGGTGGAGCGCAAGCGGCCATCGCCTACGCGAAGGCGCAGCTCGGTGAGCCGTACCTGTGGGCTGCGGACGGCCCCGACAGCTGGGACTGCTCCGGCCTGACGATGAAGGCCTGGGGCGCCGGCGGCAAGTACCTCCCGCACTACTCGGTCGCGCAGTACGACCAGTCGACGCCGATCTCGCTGTCCCAGATCGCTCCGGGCGACCTGCTCTTCTGGAGCAGCAACGGCCGGGCGTCGGGGATCCACCACGTCGCGCTCTACATGGGCGGCGGGCAGTACATCCACGCGCCGCGCGCCGGGAAGAACGTCGAGATCAAGTCGCTCTCGTACTGGTACCCGACGATGGCCGCTCGACCCTGA